A single genomic interval of Mucilaginibacter robiniae harbors:
- a CDS encoding PAS domain-containing sensor histidine kinase, which translates to MEKVLDNDAAAFRILIEESLTPIALYAGREMHIQIANKAMIYDTWGKDTSVIGKTLQQALPELDNQPFHQLLDDVFTTGQAYHATEDLVKMEIDGQLQNFYYNFTYQPLLNAESEVWGILNTATNVTDLVLARRRADEAEENLNFALTAAGVGTWNLDIQQQLISWDANTRSYHGFQQKANISYSAVLKSIHPDDQLNVNAAINQALQPSSSGQYDTKFRTVDAEGKLLHWLHCKGKAYFDKSGTPYRFSGITQNISQQVQADEKMRSTEQLAQLALDNINAGTFLLDMATNQVSYTPVFARVLTGREDIGLTHQDFINHVHPDDHHIRDEAYNKAKQTGRLTYEARFIWHDQSVHWIRTVGNYIFDEHKQPLRFAGIAYDFTAEAEASHEQQKLLWLIDNSNDFISLSDWNGTLTFLNKAGLQMMGLDSLEDARRAQKEYVMPNEIEKLRTIINPTLLEHGRWAGRINYRNFKTGETIPAYATSLLLKNAAGQPLGRASIVRDLRPELKAEEEQMKLVSVVDNNFDGIAVVNIEGAVTYLNTKGREIIGYPTEPNVVPNAHEYFFQEDVPHNLQISEAINTHGYFAGKQRYRHLNTGAEVHTFAYATRLNDPVTGDMTGFSIVIRDLGPEIAAQQALQASEALFRGITTASPTALWMSNAQGHITYVNQIWVNWTGIPLELHLGSGWLSAVSNEDAEQAINKFTHDFLQQKYHESQFRIEHQDGTQRWISCTGNPQYDTAGHFTGYIGACVDITEQKQLQQQKDEFIGVASHELKTPVTSIKAYAQILEATFRKESDVKKTNMLAKMNNQIDRLTTLITDLLDVTKIQSGRLQLNNDYFSLNQLVTDLTEDLQRTTHHHQLVTELQSASEVYADKDRISQVITNLVTNAIKYSPQAEKIIIRTYTDNNALYLSVQDFGIGISADKKDRVFEQFYRVSGDKQHTFPGLGLGLYISAEIIKRAGGKIGVHSKEGEGSTFYFALPLKHE; encoded by the coding sequence ATGGAAAAAGTACTGGATAATGATGCTGCAGCCTTTCGTATTTTAATTGAAGAATCACTTACCCCCATTGCATTGTATGCTGGCAGAGAAATGCACATACAAATAGCCAATAAAGCCATGATTTATGACACCTGGGGTAAAGATACTTCGGTAATTGGTAAAACGCTGCAACAAGCATTACCGGAATTAGATAACCAACCTTTCCATCAGTTACTGGATGATGTATTTACTACTGGCCAGGCTTACCATGCCACTGAAGATTTGGTAAAAATGGAAATTGATGGTCAGCTACAAAATTTCTATTACAACTTCACTTATCAGCCTTTATTAAACGCCGAGAGCGAAGTATGGGGCATATTAAACACAGCCACCAACGTTACTGATTTGGTATTAGCCCGCCGGCGGGCTGATGAAGCTGAAGAAAACCTGAATTTTGCTTTAACTGCAGCAGGTGTTGGCACTTGGAATCTGGATATTCAGCAGCAACTGATTAGCTGGGATGCCAATACCAGAAGCTATCATGGCTTTCAGCAGAAAGCAAATATTTCTTATAGCGCGGTACTAAAAAGCATTCACCCCGATGATCAGCTTAATGTGAATGCCGCTATCAACCAAGCCTTACAACCTTCATCAAGCGGGCAGTATGATACAAAATTTCGTACGGTAGATGCTGAAGGTAAACTACTACATTGGCTGCACTGTAAGGGCAAAGCTTACTTTGACAAATCAGGTACACCTTACCGCTTTTCGGGCATCACGCAAAACATTAGCCAACAGGTACAAGCTGATGAAAAAATGCGTTCCACCGAGCAATTGGCTCAACTGGCTTTAGATAATATAAATGCCGGCACCTTTTTGTTGGATATGGCTACCAACCAGGTTTCCTATACGCCGGTTTTTGCCCGGGTACTTACAGGCCGGGAAGATATAGGCTTAACACATCAAGATTTTATCAACCACGTACATCCTGACGATCATCACATTCGTGATGAGGCTTACAATAAAGCCAAGCAAACCGGTAGGCTTACTTATGAAGCCCGCTTTATTTGGCATGACCAAAGCGTGCATTGGATCAGAACCGTTGGTAATTACATATTTGATGAGCATAAGCAACCTTTGCGGTTTGCCGGAATAGCTTATGATTTTACGGCTGAAGCAGAAGCCAGCCATGAGCAGCAAAAGTTATTATGGCTGATTGATAACAGCAATGATTTTATCAGTCTATCGGATTGGAACGGCACATTAACCTTCCTGAATAAGGCAGGTTTGCAAATGATGGGGCTGGACAGCCTGGAAGATGCCCGGCGCGCTCAAAAGGAGTATGTAATGCCCAACGAGATTGAAAAGCTACGCACCATCATCAACCCAACTTTACTGGAACATGGCCGTTGGGCAGGCCGGATTAATTACCGGAATTTTAAAACCGGTGAAACCATACCTGCCTATGCTACATCTCTGTTGCTTAAAAATGCTGCCGGTCAGCCACTGGGTCGTGCTTCCATTGTACGCGATTTACGCCCCGAACTGAAAGCCGAAGAAGAACAGATGAAGCTTGTTTCGGTAGTAGATAATAACTTTGATGGTATAGCTGTGGTTAATATTGAGGGTGCAGTTACCTACCTGAATACAAAAGGCCGGGAAATTATTGGCTATCCTACCGAACCAAATGTAGTGCCTAATGCCCATGAATACTTTTTTCAGGAAGATGTTCCACATAATCTTCAAATCAGCGAAGCTATTAACACGCATGGTTATTTTGCCGGCAAGCAACGGTACCGGCATTTAAATACCGGAGCTGAAGTGCACACTTTTGCTTATGCTACCCGCCTGAATGATCCGGTAACCGGAGATATGACGGGCTTTTCGATAGTTATACGAGACCTTGGCCCTGAGATAGCAGCACAACAAGCCCTGCAAGCCAGTGAAGCTTTGTTCAGGGGTATTACTACAGCTTCACCAACCGCTTTGTGGATGTCGAATGCACAAGGCCATATTACTTACGTAAATCAAATTTGGGTTAACTGGACCGGCATTCCGCTGGAATTACACCTGGGTAGCGGCTGGCTTAGTGCTGTTTCTAATGAGGATGCAGAACAAGCTATAAATAAGTTTACGCATGATTTTCTGCAACAGAAATATCATGAAAGCCAGTTCCGGATAGAGCATCAGGATGGTACCCAACGTTGGATAAGCTGCACCGGAAACCCGCAATACGATACCGCAGGCCATTTTACCGGTTACATTGGTGCCTGTGTGGATATTACCGAGCAAAAGCAATTACAACAGCAAAAAGATGAGTTTATCGGTGTGGCCAGCCACGAGCTAAAAACGCCCGTAACCAGCATTAAGGCTTATGCGCAGATACTGGAAGCAACATTCAGGAAAGAAAGCGACGTTAAAAAGACGAACATGCTGGCTAAAATGAATAACCAGATTGACCGCCTGACTACCCTGATTACTGACCTGCTGGATGTCACCAAAATACAATCCGGCCGCTTACAGCTTAACAATGATTACTTCAGTTTAAACCAACTGGTTACCGACCTGACTGAAGATTTGCAGCGCACTACTCACCACCATCAGCTGGTTACCGAGCTACAATCTGCAAGTGAGGTTTATGCTGATAAAGATCGCATTAGCCAGGTAATTACTAATTTGGTAACTAACGCTATTAAATACTCCCCCCAAGCTGAAAAGATTATTATTCGTACTTATACTGATAACAACGCTTTATACTTAAGTGTACAAGATTTCGGCATAGGCATTAGTGCCGATAAAAAAGATCGTGTATTTGAGCAGTTCTACCGGGTAAGCGGCGATAAGCAACACACTTTTCCAGGTCTCGGCTTAGGACTCTATATTTCAGCAGAGATCATAAAGCGCGCCGGAGGGAAGATCGGCGTACATTCAAAAGAAGGAGAAGGGTCAACTTTTTACTTTGCGCTACCGCTGAAACACGAGTAA
- a CDS encoding efflux RND transporter permease subunit — protein MNKFIKGVLTFALKNRVFVFFVTLLLAVAGYISFKNIAIDAFPDVTNTSVTIITQWPGRSAEEVEKFVTRPIELAMNPAEKKTSVRSSSLFGLSVIKVTFDDDVDYPFARLQINNHIDEANLPDGVNPEIEPPYGPTGEIYRFTLTSNKRSVRELKTIQDWVVSREIRAVPGVADVNSFGGEVKAYQITVDPEKALQYDITPLQLYDAVSKSNVNVGGDVIQQSGQAYVVRGIGLLNNISEIKNIVVNNVKGTPIYVKTIAEVTEGALPRLGQVGRDRDPDVVEGIVVMRKGENPSVVIAGLKEKLQALNTSILPEDVKISTFYDRETLVDFATHTVLHNMAEGIVFVTVIVFVFMADWRTTVIVAVIIPLALLFAFMCLKLKGMSANLLSMGAIDFGIIIDGAVVMVEGIFVVLDHKAHEVGMEQFNKLSKLSMIRRACSVNGKGIFFAKAIIITGLLPIFSFQKVEGKMFSPLAWTLSFALLGALLLTFTFVPALASILLKKNVREKHNVFVEFITKNALRFYSLCFKRRKIVFPIALVALVISLGCFTLLGTEFLPELNEGSIYVRATGPLSTSLDESVKLANEMRKIFLSFDEVKQVISQTGRPNDGTDATGFYNIEFHVDIYPQDEWKRKETKEELIQRMQDKLKFYPGIDLNFSQPISDNVEEAVSGVKGSIVVKMFGDNYPYIESQEERIFNILKGVQGITDLGILRNMGQPELQINLNQEKMAQYGVTAADANSVIETAIGGRAATQIYEGERKFDLRIRYPESFRNSVTSIGDLRVPSLSGGRVPLREIADVKKNTGVSIIFRDKNSRYGAIKFSIRGRDMGSVIQEAQGKVNAQIKLPKDYHLEWAGDFENQQRATKRLSQAVPVSLLIIFFILFILFGNFRDSLLVLNNVPFAIMGGILALLITGVNFNISAGIGFIALFGICVQNGVILITQFKANIRALREDVYPTFAVAVRAGVADRMRPVIMTAMMAAIGLLPAALSHGIGSEASKPLAIVVIGGLITNTMFNLFVFPIVFYWTYNKRVASGNTGRL, from the coding sequence ATGAATAAGTTCATAAAAGGAGTGCTAACCTTTGCACTCAAAAATAGAGTTTTTGTGTTTTTTGTTACCTTGTTGCTGGCTGTAGCTGGTTACATTAGTTTCAAAAACATTGCTATTGATGCTTTTCCTGACGTAACCAACACTTCAGTAACTATTATTACCCAATGGCCTGGCCGTAGTGCCGAGGAGGTGGAAAAGTTTGTAACCCGCCCTATTGAGCTGGCTATGAACCCTGCTGAGAAGAAAACCAGCGTACGCTCTTCTTCCCTGTTTGGCTTATCGGTAATTAAGGTAACTTTTGACGATGATGTGGATTATCCATTTGCCCGTTTGCAAATCAACAACCACATTGATGAAGCTAACCTGCCCGATGGTGTAAACCCAGAAATTGAGCCACCTTACGGCCCTACCGGCGAGATCTACCGTTTTACCTTAACCAGTAACAAACGTTCGGTACGTGAGCTAAAAACCATTCAGGACTGGGTAGTAAGCCGTGAAATACGTGCTGTACCTGGTGTGGCCGACGTAAACAGCTTTGGTGGCGAAGTAAAAGCTTACCAGATTACTGTTGACCCAGAAAAAGCTTTACAGTATGATATTACCCCACTGCAATTATACGATGCTGTATCCAAAAGCAATGTAAACGTAGGTGGTGACGTCATTCAGCAAAGCGGACAAGCCTACGTAGTACGTGGTATAGGTTTGCTGAACAACATTAGTGAAATTAAAAACATTGTGGTAAACAACGTAAAGGGTACCCCTATTTACGTGAAAACCATTGCCGAAGTAACCGAAGGTGCCCTGCCACGCTTAGGCCAGGTAGGTCGTGATCGCGACCCGGATGTTGTAGAAGGTATTGTGGTAATGCGTAAAGGTGAAAACCCAAGTGTGGTTATTGCCGGCTTGAAAGAAAAACTACAGGCTTTAAACACCAGCATATTGCCCGAAGATGTAAAAATTAGCACGTTTTATGACCGTGAAACACTGGTTGATTTTGCAACCCACACCGTGTTGCACAACATGGCCGAAGGTATCGTATTCGTAACCGTTATTGTATTCGTCTTCATGGCCGATTGGCGTACTACCGTTATTGTGGCGGTTATTATTCCATTGGCGTTGTTGTTTGCCTTCATGTGTTTGAAATTGAAAGGCATGTCGGCCAACTTGCTGTCTATGGGTGCTATCGACTTTGGTATCATCATTGACGGTGCCGTGGTAATGGTGGAAGGTATCTTTGTGGTACTCGACCATAAGGCCCACGAGGTAGGCATGGAGCAGTTTAACAAATTAAGTAAGCTGAGCATGATACGCCGAGCCTGTTCGGTGAACGGTAAAGGTATTTTCTTTGCCAAAGCTATTATCATCACCGGCTTGCTGCCCATCTTCAGCTTCCAGAAAGTAGAAGGTAAAATGTTCTCGCCTTTGGCCTGGACACTGAGCTTTGCCCTGTTAGGCGCGTTGTTGCTAACCTTCACTTTTGTACCGGCTTTAGCCAGCATTTTGCTGAAAAAGAACGTACGTGAAAAACACAACGTGTTTGTTGAGTTTATTACTAAAAATGCCCTACGCTTTTACAGCCTGTGCTTTAAACGCCGCAAAATTGTATTCCCAATAGCTTTAGTTGCTTTAGTAATCAGTTTAGGTTGCTTCACCCTGTTAGGTACCGAGTTCTTGCCAGAGTTGAACGAAGGATCGATCTATGTACGTGCTACCGGCCCGTTAAGTACTTCACTGGATGAATCAGTAAAGCTGGCTAATGAAATGCGTAAGATTTTCCTGAGCTTTGATGAAGTAAAACAGGTTATCTCACAAACTGGCCGTCCTAATGATGGTACCGATGCAACTGGTTTCTACAACATCGAGTTCCACGTTGACATCTATCCGCAAGATGAATGGAAACGTAAAGAAACCAAAGAAGAGTTGATTCAGCGTATGCAGGATAAGCTGAAGTTTTATCCCGGTATCGACCTGAACTTCTCACAACCTATTTCCGATAACGTGGAAGAAGCCGTATCGGGTGTAAAAGGCTCTATTGTGGTTAAAATGTTTGGTGATAATTACCCATACATTGAAAGCCAGGAAGAGCGCATATTCAACATACTAAAAGGCGTTCAGGGTATTACCGACTTAGGTATTCTGCGTAACATGGGTCAGCCAGAGTTGCAGATCAACCTGAACCAGGAAAAAATGGCCCAATATGGTGTTACTGCAGCCGACGCAAACTCGGTAATTGAAACTGCAATTGGCGGCCGTGCAGCTACCCAGATATACGAAGGTGAACGTAAGTTTGACCTGCGTATCCGTTATCCGGAAAGCTTCCGTAACAGTGTAACTTCTATAGGTGATTTGCGCGTACCTTCATTAAGTGGTGGCCGCGTGCCTTTACGTGAAATTGCAGACGTGAAAAAGAATACAGGTGTTAGTATCATTTTCCGTGATAAAAACTCACGTTACGGTGCTATTAAGTTCTCTATTCGTGGCCGCGATATGGGTAGCGTAATACAAGAAGCACAAGGGAAAGTAAACGCCCAAATTAAGTTGCCTAAAGATTACCATTTGGAATGGGCCGGTGATTTTGAAAACCAGCAACGGGCTACTAAACGCTTATCTCAAGCTGTACCAGTTAGTTTGCTGATCATCTTCTTTATCCTGTTCATACTGTTTGGTAACTTCCGCGATTCATTACTGGTGTTGAACAACGTACCATTTGCTATCATGGGTGGTATTCTGGCTTTGCTGATTACCGGCGTCAACTTTAATATATCGGCAGGTATTGGTTTTATTGCATTGTTCGGTATATGCGTGCAGAACGGGGTAATTCTAATTACACAGTTTAAAGCAAATATCAGGGCCTTACGTGAAGATGTTTATCCAACCTTTGCCGTTGCGGTTAGAGCCGGGGTTGCTGACCGTATGCGCCCGGTAATCATGACGGCAATGATGGCTGCTATTGGTTTGTTACCAGCCGCATTATCACACGGTATTGGTTCTGAAGCTTCTAAACCGTTAGCTATTGTGGTAATTGGTGGTTTAATTACCAACACCATGTTTAACCTGTTTGTATTTCCGATTGTATTCTACTGGACCTACAACAAGAGAGTAGCCAGCGGTAATACCGGCAGATTGTAA
- a CDS encoding efflux RND transporter periplasmic adaptor subunit — translation MLNNTYRIFTAAAALAVASLSLQSCHHAEVAEQKDDKFQVTDSLLNSLLIDTVKEASALSEITLTGSIAPDENKMAKIFPLVSGVASNVHIQLGDVVSKGQTLATLKSAEVAGFARDYASAEADIRSTKRNLQSTQDLYKSGLASQKDVEQAQADYQKAVAEGTRAGTVVGINRSNGQGYELKAPISGYVVDKNLTNNMQVRTDDNQPLFTIADLSDVYVLVNIYESDISSVQVGDPVSITTLSYPDKVFTGKIDKIYDMLDPDNKVMRARVKIANPGNMLKPEMFANVKIKAKSGTNLPAINTRSIVFDNDKNYVVVVDGKAKVHIQPIEVAKKVEDVAYISKGLQPGQRVVASRQVYLYESLKD, via the coding sequence ATGTTAAACAACACATATAGAATATTTACGGCAGCGGCGGCTTTAGCCGTAGCCAGCTTAAGCCTGCAAAGCTGCCACCATGCAGAAGTTGCGGAGCAAAAAGATGATAAATTTCAGGTAACCGACAGCTTGCTGAACAGCCTGCTGATTGATACGGTGAAAGAAGCCAGCGCATTATCTGAAATCACGCTAACCGGTAGCATTGCACCTGATGAAAATAAGATGGCCAAAATATTTCCGTTGGTGAGCGGCGTGGCTAGTAATGTTCATATTCAACTGGGTGATGTGGTAAGCAAAGGTCAAACATTGGCTACACTTAAAAGTGCCGAAGTAGCTGGCTTTGCCCGCGATTACGCAAGTGCTGAAGCTGATATTCGCAGCACCAAACGTAATTTACAATCTACACAAGATTTGTATAAAAGCGGTTTGGCTTCACAAAAAGATGTAGAACAAGCACAAGCCGATTACCAGAAAGCCGTGGCTGAAGGTACTCGTGCCGGTACTGTAGTTGGTATTAACCGCAGCAACGGACAGGGCTATGAGCTTAAAGCGCCTATTAGCGGTTACGTGGTAGATAAAAACCTGACTAATAACATGCAGGTACGTACTGATGATAACCAACCACTGTTTACCATTGCTGACCTTTCGGATGTATATGTATTGGTTAACATCTATGAGTCTGATATATCAAGCGTACAGGTTGGCGATCCGGTATCAATTACTACCCTGTCTTATCCTGATAAGGTATTTACCGGTAAGATTGACAAGATTTATGACATGCTGGACCCTGATAATAAAGTAATGCGCGCACGGGTTAAAATTGCCAACCCTGGTAATATGCTGAAGCCCGAAATGTTTGCCAATGTAAAAATCAAGGCTAAATCGGGCACTAACCTGCCAGCCATTAATACACGTTCTATTGTTTTTGATAATGATAAAAACTATGTAGTAGTGGTAGATGGCAAAGCCAAAGTACACATTCAACCTATTGAGGTAGCTAAGAAAGTGGAAGATGTGGCTTACATCAGCAAAGGTTTACAACCAGGTCAGCGTGTAGTTGCATCACGCCAGGTTTACTTATACGAGTCGTTGAAAGATTAA
- a CDS encoding response regulator transcription factor has product MPKRILIADDDPGIVDAVEMMLDFYGYNVSSTYNGAEVLTLQDNYPDVLLLDIWMSGCDGRDICKELKAKSNTQSIPVLMISASKDIRQSAMEAGADDFLAKPFDMQELLNKIERLLN; this is encoded by the coding sequence ATGCCGAAACGAATATTAATAGCAGACGACGATCCAGGAATTGTAGATGCTGTAGAGATGATGCTGGATTTTTATGGTTATAACGTATCCTCAACTTATAACGGTGCTGAAGTTTTAACTTTGCAAGACAACTATCCTGACGTATTATTACTCGACATTTGGATGTCAGGTTGTGACGGCCGTGACATTTGTAAAGAGCTTAAAGCTAAATCCAATACACAAAGCATTCCGGTATTGATGATTTCTGCCAGTAAAGACATACGTCAATCAGCTATGGAAGCAGGCGCTGATGATTTTCTGGCAAAACCTTTTGACATGCAGGAATTGCTTAATAAAATTGAACGTTTGCTAAACTAG
- a CDS encoding DinB family protein, whose amino-acid sequence MYYHINDFLTDWELEAGRTHKIFSNITEDTKAVKINPKVRTLERLAWHLVQSITEMGTRAGLFDHDELEHETAPLLFADIIVAHQKYNALLAEAVKSRWTDNHLNETVNMYGEEWTKATILSVLIGHEAHHRSQMTVVMRMLDLPVPGLYGPSQEEWAQIGVSAME is encoded by the coding sequence ATGTATTATCACATTAACGATTTTTTAACTGACTGGGAGCTGGAAGCCGGCAGAACCCACAAAATTTTCTCAAACATTACAGAAGATACTAAGGCTGTAAAAATTAACCCTAAAGTGCGTACACTCGAGCGTTTAGCCTGGCATCTGGTACAAAGCATTACCGAAATGGGTACACGTGCGGGTTTGTTTGATCATGACGAACTGGAGCATGAAACTGCACCGTTGTTGTTTGCGGATATTATTGTCGCTCACCAAAAATATAATGCTTTGCTAGCTGAGGCTGTAAAAAGCCGTTGGACGGACAATCACCTTAATGAAACCGTAAATATGTATGGTGAAGAATGGACAAAGGCTACCATCTTATCAGTGCTGATTGGTCATGAAGCTCATCATCGTAGCCAAATGACTGTCGTGATGCGTATGCTGGATTTACCGGTTCCTGGCCTATATGGTCCCTCACAGGAAGAATGGGCGCAAATAGGCGTATCGGCAATGGAGTAG
- a CDS encoding response regulator transcription factor, giving the protein MLKRILVLDDNMDILEVVHEILTYENFEVKSTSDSKSIIDIAENYNPDLIILDYRLLDDNGGEICRNFKSHKIMHRVPVIIFSAYLNKNVDFMSFGCDAVIAKPFSIDELVDTVNQCLRLN; this is encoded by the coding sequence ATGCTTAAACGAATTCTGGTATTAGACGACAACATGGATATACTGGAAGTAGTGCATGAGATACTGACGTACGAGAACTTTGAAGTTAAAAGTACCTCTGACAGTAAAAGCATTATTGATATAGCCGAGAACTATAATCCAGATCTGATTATACTCGATTACCGTTTACTGGATGATAATGGCGGCGAGATCTGCCGTAACTTCAAATCGCATAAAATCATGCACCGTGTTCCGGTAATTATCTTTTCTGCTTACTTAAACAAAAACGTTGATTTTATGAGCTTTGGCTGTGACGCTGTTATTGCCAAACCCTTCAGTATTGACGAATTGGTAGATACTGTCAACCAATGCCTGCGGCTTAATTAG
- a CDS encoding MBL fold metallo-hydrolase: MALFITSLNSGSNGNCYYVGNHQEAVLVDAGISCREIERRMLRLGLSMRKIKALFVSHEHSDHIRGITVLAKKYQLPVYITPATLRYGRLELEAHLVKTFCGYEPVVIGDITVTAFPKFHDAAEPHSFVVSCQEVKVGVFTDIGAPCEHLIKHFKQCHAAFLEANYDEQMLAQGNYPYHLKRRISGGHGHLSNLQALELFVTHRPLFMSHLLLSHLSRDNNDPAVAHELFSRHAGGTEIIVASRYEETPVYHIRNLVSANRATPATLFTAPTTQFSLF, translated from the coding sequence ATGGCTTTATTTATCACCTCGCTTAACTCGGGCAGTAACGGCAATTGTTATTATGTTGGCAACCATCAGGAAGCTGTTTTGGTAGATGCCGGTATATCCTGCCGTGAAATTGAGCGCCGTATGCTGCGCTTAGGCCTTTCTATGCGTAAGATAAAAGCCTTGTTTGTATCGCACGAACATTCTGACCACATACGTGGTATTACTGTGCTGGCTAAAAAATACCAGTTGCCGGTTTATATTACCCCGGCTACGTTGCGATATGGCCGGTTAGAACTGGAAGCGCATCTGGTAAAAACCTTTTGTGGTTATGAACCGGTAGTTATAGGCGATATTACTGTTACGGCCTTTCCGAAATTTCATGATGCGGCCGAACCGCATAGCTTTGTGGTATCATGTCAGGAAGTGAAGGTAGGTGTGTTTACCGATATAGGCGCTCCCTGCGAACATCTAATTAAACATTTCAAACAGTGCCATGCTGCCTTTCTAGAAGCCAACTATGATGAACAAATGCTGGCACAAGGCAACTACCCTTATCATCTGAAAAGGCGCATCAGCGGTGGTCATGGCCACTTGAGCAACCTGCAGGCGCTGGAGCTTTTTGTGACACACCGCCCATTGTTCATGAGCCATTTGCTGCTCTCTCATTTATCGCGCGATAATAATGACCCAGCTGTAGCACATGAGTTATTTAGCCGGCATGCCGGTGGTACAGAAATTATTGTAGCCTCCCGCTATGAAGAAACGCCAGTATATCATATCCGTAACCTGGTATCAGCAAATCGCGCTACGCCTGCAACGTTGTTTACTGCACCCACTACACAGTTCTCCTTGTTTTAA